The following are from one region of the Nicotiana tomentosiformis chromosome 7, ASM39032v3, whole genome shotgun sequence genome:
- the LOC104084931 gene encoding suppressor of disruption of TFIIS, with the protein MEYGHVQRPKYDCLLFDLDDTLYPLSTGLAASVRKNIEDYMVEKLGIEQSKIAELGNLLYKNYGTTMAGLRAIGYDFDYDEYHNFVHGRLPYENLRPDPVLRSLLLSLPIRKVIFTNADKVHALKALSRLGLEDCFEGILCFETLNPIHKSSPSDDEDDIEFLGSATFSNTAATNGTEIFDIIGHFAQPKVGSVLPKTPIVCKPSEIAIERALKIANINPHRTLFFEDSVRNIQAGKRVGLDTVLVGNSQRVVGADYALESIHNIREALPQLWEVDRVAEVNYSGVAVETSVTA; encoded by the exons ATGGAATATGGACATGTTCAAAGACCAAAGTACGACTGTCTTCTTTTTG ATTTAGATGATACTCTATATCCCCTTAGCACTGGTTTGGCGGCGAGTGTTCGCAAGAATATTGAAG ATTATATGGTTGAAAAGCTTGGTATAGAACAAAGCAAAATTGCTGAGTTGGGTAATTTACTGTACAAGAATTATGGGACTACAATGGCTGGCCTTAGG GCAATTGGCTATGATTTTGATTATGATGAGTACCATAA TTTTGTCCATGGGAGGTTACCTTATGAAAATTTAAGGCCTGACCCTGTTCTGAGAAGTCTTTTGCTAAGCTTACCAATCCGCAAAGTT ATCTTTACAAATGCTGATAAGGTCCATGCTCTGAAAGCTTTGAGTAGGCTAGGATTAGAAGATTGTTTTGAAGGGATTTTATGTTTTGAGACTCTGAATCCAATTCACAAGAGCAGTCCAtcagatgatgaggatgatattgaGTTTTTGGGATCAGCCACATTCTCAAACACTGCTGCTACTAATGGCACTGAGATCTTTGACATTATTGGACATTTTGCTCAACCTAAAGTTGGATCAGTATTGCCAAAAACACCAATTGTTTGCAAACCTTCAGAAATTGCCATTGAACGCGCTTTAAAGATAGCCAACATTAATCCACACAGAACT CTTTTCTTTGAAGACAGTGTCCGTAACATTCAAGCTGGCAAGCGTGTTGGTCTTGATACAGTATTG GTTGGCAATTCCCAAAGAGTTGTAGGAGCAGATTATGCATTAGAAAGCATCCACAACATAAGGGAAGCCTTACCACAACTTTGGGAAGTTGACAGGGTGGCTGAAGTAAACTACTCAGGTGTTGCTGTTGAGACATCTGTGACAGCTTAA